In a single window of the Streptomyces sp. NBC_00353 genome:
- a CDS encoding acyl-CoA dehydrogenase family protein — protein sequence MTATIDSVGTQSTADLLKGVLFGDNFRQEHGPWRRLISTQPFRRPADRTPDERLSLAYERLRILNSTLGSAAGTAADPRALAALHEWIGPVDPALTTVAGIHYNLFLGSLLDHDGDTRRDLSDFLRLRRIGTFLCTEVAHGNDAVAVETTATYDRARDGFVLHTPHSGAQKFMPNASPAGGPKTGLVAARLLADGADHGVFLFLVPLTDEVRPLPGVRVRRLPARLGSPVDHCLTSFDQVFVEREALLGGEHGRVGDNGEFSSAMGNRRRRFLTSIGRVTVGKISMSACAVGAARATLAVAVRYGGHRYISGPRAAQPVPVIAHRSHHGPLAEAMATVFAMSLLHRRALDRWEAQGGAGPGAGRAEAERLVAVAKGWITWRARAVIVECRERCGAQALLENNGMADLVAGAEGVITAEGDNLAIHTKAAAEMLFAAPQTPQDSTSDTAPGDLADPRFLGRLHAYVEDLWFARARARMSGARSDGPLDRWNAASGPALRGVEAHAHRQATEAYADAVTGVPEGPARDRLDELQRLFALRWVARNSGDLLAAGRLTIDQVNALPDAVEGLIADVAAHLPTLIESFALPEEVLADWPIAGADYADVYDDPEAAWRSAAGAEGER from the coding sequence ATGACCGCAACGATCGACAGCGTCGGCACTCAGTCCACCGCGGACCTTCTCAAAGGTGTGCTCTTCGGTGATAACTTCCGCCAGGAGCACGGTCCTTGGCGTCGGTTGATCTCCACGCAGCCGTTCCGCCGCCCGGCCGACCGCACACCCGACGAGCGCCTCTCCCTCGCGTACGAACGGCTGAGGATCCTCAACAGCACCCTCGGCAGCGCCGCCGGAACGGCCGCCGACCCGCGCGCCCTCGCCGCCCTGCACGAGTGGATCGGCCCGGTGGACCCGGCGCTCACCACCGTCGCGGGCATCCACTACAACCTCTTCCTCGGCAGCCTCCTCGACCATGACGGCGATACCCGTCGCGATCTGTCGGACTTCCTCCGACTGCGGCGCATCGGCACCTTCCTCTGTACGGAGGTGGCGCACGGCAATGATGCGGTGGCCGTCGAGACCACCGCGACGTACGACCGCGCACGCGACGGTTTCGTCCTGCACACCCCGCACTCCGGGGCACAGAAGTTCATGCCCAACGCCAGCCCGGCCGGCGGCCCCAAGACCGGACTGGTCGCGGCACGCCTGCTGGCCGACGGCGCCGACCATGGAGTCTTTCTCTTTCTGGTGCCCCTCACCGACGAGGTGCGGCCGCTGCCCGGGGTACGGGTCCGCAGGCTCCCGGCACGCCTGGGCAGCCCGGTCGACCACTGTCTGACCTCATTCGACCAGGTCTTCGTGGAACGCGAGGCGCTGCTCGGCGGCGAGCACGGACGGGTCGGCGACAACGGGGAGTTCAGCAGCGCCATGGGCAACCGCAGGCGTCGCTTCCTCACCTCGATCGGGCGCGTCACGGTCGGCAAGATCTCCATGAGCGCCTGCGCGGTCGGCGCCGCGCGCGCGACGCTGGCCGTCGCGGTCCGCTACGGCGGCCACCGGTACATCTCCGGCCCGCGCGCCGCGCAGCCGGTGCCGGTGATCGCCCACCGCAGCCACCACGGGCCGCTGGCCGAGGCCATGGCCACTGTCTTCGCGATGAGCCTGCTGCACCGCAGAGCCCTCGACCGGTGGGAGGCACAGGGCGGCGCGGGGCCGGGCGCGGGGCGGGCCGAGGCGGAGCGACTGGTCGCCGTGGCGAAGGGGTGGATCACCTGGCGGGCCCGCGCGGTCATCGTCGAATGCCGTGAACGGTGCGGAGCGCAGGCGCTGTTGGAGAACAACGGCATGGCCGACCTCGTAGCCGGTGCGGAGGGCGTGATCACCGCCGAGGGAGACAACCTGGCCATCCACACCAAGGCCGCCGCCGAGATGCTGTTCGCCGCTCCGCAGACCCCGCAGGACAGCACTTCTGATACCGCGCCCGGAGATCTCGCCGACCCCCGGTTCCTCGGGCGGCTGCACGCGTATGTGGAGGACCTCTGGTTCGCCCGGGCCAGGGCGCGGATGAGCGGCGCCCGGAGTGATGGGCCGCTGGACCGGTGGAACGCGGCGTCCGGGCCGGCATTGCGTGGCGTCGAGGCCCACGCCCACCGGCAGGCGACCGAGGCGTACGCGGACGCGGTCACCGGAGTGCCCGAGGGGCCCGCACGTGATCGACTCGACGAACTGCAGCGGCTGTTCGCCCTGCGGTGGGTGGCCCGCAACAGCGGCGATCTGCTCGCCGCCGGTCGTCTGACCATCGACCAGGTCAACGCTCTGCCCGACGCCGTCGAAGGGCTCATCGCAGATGTCGCCGCGCATCTGCCCACCCTGATCGAGTCCTTCGCGCTGCCGGAAGAGGTGCTCGCGGACTGGCCCATCGCGGGCGCCGACTACGCCGACGTGTACGACGATCCGGAGGCGGCGTGGCGGAGCGCCGCGGGGGCCGAGGGGGAGCGGTGA
- a CDS encoding beta-ketoacyl-[acyl-carrier-protein] synthase family protein: MNRPAVVVTGLGMITPAGNDTETTWNGVCSGVSPARAVPELEGCEIDFACTVSGIDLDEAVGGRTAFRMGKYVKFAVLAAREAVADAGLDPADWDGSRVAVVVGTSSGGSAGLTEQAVALDRRGPEATSPSGILLTIPNMPAAEIAIRIRATGPSMAPCTACSSGATALSVARDLLVTGQCDIAIAGATESIVFPVAMTGFARSGAAARRDGDPARLCRPFAADRAGLVMGEGAALMVLERADDARARGAAPRALLAGTGATTDAHHPTSPHPSGAVARAAVEAALRDAGWRAEDVEHVNAHGTSTPLGDATEAALIGRVYPHRPPVTAPKGVLGHCMGAAGAIEAGLTILTLQHGVVPPIANLDAPAPEFDIDCVTKAPLLQPVRRAVSHSFGFGGHNAVIALQRP, encoded by the coding sequence ATGAACAGGCCTGCCGTCGTCGTCACCGGCCTGGGGATGATCACCCCGGCCGGCAACGACACCGAAACCACCTGGAACGGGGTCTGCTCCGGGGTCTCGCCCGCCCGCGCCGTCCCCGAACTCGAAGGGTGTGAGATCGACTTCGCGTGCACGGTCTCCGGCATCGATCTGGACGAGGCGGTCGGCGGCCGGACGGCCTTCCGGATGGGGAAGTACGTCAAGTTCGCCGTCCTCGCGGCACGGGAGGCGGTCGCGGACGCCGGACTCGACCCGGCCGACTGGGACGGCAGCCGGGTGGCCGTCGTCGTCGGCACCAGCAGCGGAGGGTCCGCCGGCCTGACCGAACAGGCCGTCGCACTCGACCGGCGCGGGCCGGAGGCCACCTCCCCGTCCGGCATCCTGCTCACCATTCCGAACATGCCCGCGGCCGAGATCGCCATCCGGATACGGGCCACGGGTCCCAGCATGGCGCCGTGCACCGCCTGTTCGTCCGGGGCCACCGCGCTCTCCGTGGCCCGGGACCTGCTGGTCACCGGCCAGTGCGACATCGCGATCGCCGGCGCCACCGAGTCCATCGTCTTTCCGGTCGCCATGACCGGCTTCGCCCGGTCCGGCGCCGCCGCCCGCAGGGACGGCGACCCGGCCCGTCTCTGCCGGCCGTTCGCGGCCGATCGTGCCGGACTCGTCATGGGTGAGGGTGCCGCCCTCATGGTGCTGGAGCGGGCGGACGACGCCCGGGCTCGGGGGGCGGCGCCGAGAGCACTGCTCGCAGGCACGGGGGCCACCACCGACGCCCACCATCCCACCAGCCCGCATCCGTCCGGCGCCGTCGCCCGGGCTGCCGTCGAGGCGGCACTGCGCGACGCGGGCTGGCGGGCCGAGGACGTCGAACACGTCAACGCGCACGGCACGTCGACACCGCTGGGCGATGCCACCGAAGCCGCCCTCATCGGCCGGGTCTATCCGCACCGGCCGCCCGTCACCGCTCCCAAGGGCGTGCTGGGCCACTGCATGGGGGCAGCCGGAGCCATCGAGGCCGGGCTGACGATCCTCACGCTCCAGCACGGAGTCGTACCACCGATCGCCAATCTGGACGCCCCGGCACCCGAGTTCGACATCGACTGCGTCACCAAGGCGCCTCTCCTGCAGCCGGTCCGCCGCGCCGTCAGCCACTCCTTCGGGTTCGGCGGCCACAACGCGGTGATCGCCCTCCAGCGCCCGTAG
- a CDS encoding acyl carrier protein: MSAIHPKITDVLISTFKVPAAEILPDSTMDSLEMDSLAVAEFAVIIKEKLGVDAGSDRLYKDATLADITRFIDETVGGVATASGEAAMSNPR, from the coding sequence ATGAGTGCGATTCATCCCAAGATCACCGACGTCCTCATCAGCACCTTCAAGGTGCCCGCCGCCGAGATCCTCCCCGACTCCACCATGGACAGCCTGGAGATGGACTCGCTCGCCGTCGCCGAGTTCGCCGTCATCATCAAGGAGAAGCTGGGCGTCGACGCAGGCTCCGACAGGCTCTACAAGGACGCCACCCTGGCCGACATCACCCGGTTCATCGACGAGACGGTCGGCGGCGTGGCGACGGCGAGCGGCGAGGCAGCGATGAGCAACCCCCGATGA
- a CDS encoding beta-ketoacyl-[acyl-carrier-protein] synthase family protein: MTQTDTGVAVTGVGLVTPAGADEHAFWAGLCAGRSMARRCDELAGLPVDFACPVDGIDLDLVVGGRSVWRMGRFVKLALVAARQAVADAGLSPEAWDGSRVGVVVGVGVGGVSLLVDNVRKLDDAGPEGVSPLLVPMMIPNAAAGEVAIELRAQGPSLAPATACASGSTAIAVARDLLTSGRCDTVVAGGAESVLTPLVVAAFAKMGALSTRTSDPAGASRPFAADRDGFVLGEGAAMLVLERTVDARARGGRLRALLTGAGSSTDARHPTAPAPDGCGAQQAVEAALHEAGWTPRDVDHINAHGTSTPLNDAMETELVSRLFPHRPSVTAAKGVIGHTLAAAGAIEAVATVLTLEHGIVPPIANLDALPDGWDLDCVTKEPRRQDVRRAVSHSFGFGGHNVALAFERA, from the coding sequence ATGACGCAGACTGACACAGGGGTCGCGGTCACGGGAGTGGGGCTGGTGACCCCCGCCGGCGCCGACGAGCACGCCTTCTGGGCGGGGCTGTGCGCGGGACGCTCCATGGCGCGGCGCTGCGACGAACTGGCAGGACTGCCGGTCGACTTCGCCTGCCCGGTCGACGGGATCGACCTGGACCTGGTGGTGGGCGGCCGATCGGTGTGGCGGATGGGACGGTTCGTGAAACTGGCCCTGGTCGCCGCCCGGCAGGCCGTCGCGGACGCCGGACTCTCCCCGGAGGCCTGGGACGGATCCAGGGTCGGAGTGGTGGTCGGCGTCGGCGTCGGCGGAGTGTCCCTGCTCGTCGACAACGTGCGCAAGCTGGACGACGCCGGACCGGAGGGGGTCTCTCCGCTGCTGGTACCGATGATGATCCCGAACGCGGCGGCCGGCGAGGTCGCGATCGAGCTCCGCGCCCAGGGCCCCAGCCTTGCGCCCGCCACCGCCTGCGCCTCCGGGTCCACCGCGATCGCTGTCGCCCGTGACCTGCTGACCAGCGGTCGGTGCGACACCGTGGTGGCCGGCGGGGCGGAGTCCGTGCTGACGCCGCTGGTGGTGGCGGCCTTCGCGAAGATGGGGGCGCTCTCCACCCGGACAAGCGATCCGGCGGGCGCGTCGCGGCCGTTCGCCGCGGACCGGGACGGGTTCGTCCTCGGCGAGGGCGCCGCCATGCTCGTACTGGAGCGGACCGTCGACGCCCGTGCCCGCGGCGGCCGGCTGCGCGCGCTGCTGACCGGCGCGGGCTCCAGTACGGACGCCCGCCACCCCACCGCTCCCGCGCCCGACGGCTGCGGTGCGCAACAGGCGGTGGAGGCGGCGCTGCACGAGGCGGGCTGGACGCCCCGCGATGTCGACCACATCAACGCGCACGGCACGTCCACCCCGCTGAACGACGCGATGGAGACCGAACTCGTCTCCCGGCTCTTCCCGCACCGTCCTTCCGTCACCGCCGCGAAGGGAGTGATCGGGCACACCCTCGCCGCTGCCGGTGCGATCGAGGCGGTGGCGACCGTACTGACGCTGGAACACGGCATCGTGCCGCCGATCGCCAACCTGGACGCGCTGCCGGACGGGTGGGACCTCGACTGCGTGACCAAGGAGCCGCGCAGGCAGGACGTCCGGCGGGCCGTCAGCCACTCCTTCGGCTTCGGCGGACACAACGTCGCGCTGGCCTTCGAGCGCGCCTGA